The nucleotide sequence CTGATATCTTCACGAAAGGGCTTCCCAGAGTTTTATTTGATGATTTCTGCTCCAGTCTATGCATATGACCTCCTCCCGCTTCGACTGCGGGTGTAATAGCATATATTTAGGTATCGATTGTGCTCGTAATTAATTGTAATTATTCTCTGCATAATTAGGAGATGGGTTTGTATTATAAATATTGACAGAAATGAATGAAAGGGGGCATCCCTGATATTACCAGTTCTTAGAGTTTTGACACATTTTATTTTAAGCTACTTGTTTTACTTAAGATAACATAACCCAATTAATGTTTAGTGATATATGTATTGATTTATTTAGTTTTTTCTAGCTGTTACAGTTCTTTTCCCAATGGTTTCGACTCATTTGACTCGCTAATGGAGCATCCTTACCCCGATAGTGTTGCTCGTGCAGCATTGCGTGCAGAAGCTGTTGAATCCTATATTCTGGAGGCGAGAAATCAAAAGCATGTGGGTTCATTTTCTGAACAGCCACAGGATGGATCTGCTGGACAGAGCCAAACTTTTGACCCGTATTGACACTTTTATTTTAACTTTTGGTAACCTTTTTTCTAGTGACATAACAGAACCAAATAATATCTACTTGGTTTTTGCAATCATTCTACTGGAGGTCTCAACACTCTTAGCTGATGACCACAGGAATCTGTGGGTCAAAAACCAAGTAGATATATTATTTcacatataaactagttttttatatgTAACACATGCATTAAAAATACACTTTGGGTGGTTTTCGACTTGTTTTGTCATATTTTATTTTAAGCTATTTGTTTTACTTAAGATCTAACATAACCCAATTAATCTTAAGTGATATATGTATTGATTTATTTTTTTTCTGGCTGTTACAGTTCTTTTCCCAATGGTTTCGGCTCTCTTGACTCGCTAATGGAGCATCCTTACCCTGATAGTGTTGCTCGTGCAGCAATGCGTGCACAGGCTCTTGAATCCTATATTCTGCAGGCGAGAAATCAAAGGCATGTGGGTTCATTTTCTGAACAGCCACAGGATGGGTCTGCTTGAAAGAGCCATGGTTTAGTCAGGAATCCATCTGGACCTACTCATAGTAAAAAATGGTCATAATAATAGGATGATTTTGATTAACAACTATGCAACTTGAACAACTTTTTTATCGAATTGCATATGTAAGTTGGTATGTGGACAAGTGACGGTGTAATCAACTGTGGACTTGAAATCTAAGAGGGAAATGTGTCTGTGTTTACCAAAATGATAGTCAATTACGAGTCAACATCAGTTTTAAGCACAGATTGAAAATTACGAGTCTTGGCTTGTATTAATATGAGCTCCAGACTGATTTGATGTCGTGTCGAGCTGGGTTGGGTCGCTCGTTGAACAGACCTAGTGCAATGTGgttgattatttttatttttattaaattagtAAAAAAGTTAAGGTTATCCTATGCTTGTTAATAGATATTTACATACATTGAAATCCTACATCTCCGTAAGTGTTCGTCGTTGTTAAAATAGTTTAAATATGGGACAATTACATATATCCCCTTCTTTCAAAAAATTACACAGTATGATCACCGTCTGTTTACCCTCCACAAAATGAATTTGCGCCCTGCACCCAAATCTTTTGTTTGACAAACCCTTTTCGATAATTTGACCTAATACTGGAGTATGACCAGAAATCATTTCAAGAAAAATATCTTGGTCAAGATAATGGGTATGAGGATGAAGATGAGATTTTGTGCCCTGTATGTCAAAGCGCATATGGGATCCATTAAATCCAAT is from Helianthus annuus cultivar XRQ/B chromosome 9, HanXRQr2.0-SUNRISE, whole genome shotgun sequence and encodes:
- the LOC110877773 gene encoding uncharacterized protein LOC110877773 — encoded protein: MGSQGVKFFCSTCKIGVEGCVESGYALLLCGHRIRLDSFMISAFIVKGEVECGNCRKAEEGQWLILDRLWPSPEYGVDNSDILGYASDLTPPGSAPFPGYSVHADAVSNCYSSFPNGFDSFDSLMEHPYPDSVARAALRAEAVESYILEARNQKHVGSFSEQPQDGSAGQSQTFDPSFPNGFGSLDSLMEHPYPDSVARAAMRAQALESYILQARNQRHVGSFSEQPQDGSA